DNA from Candidatus Nitrospira nitrificans:
CTGAACCTGCCTTACCATGAATCGATGGAACAACACAGCCGCTATATCATCGCGCGCGCGATGGAGCTGGCCGAAGGCAATCAGACAAAAGCCGCTGAATCACTCAAACTGCAACGAACCTACCTGGCTCGATTACTCAAACAGCAAAAATAGGCGAGACGAAGCGACCGGTCTAGCCAAGCGGCGCGCGCGATTCGGCAAGCTGACGGGCTTCCAAACGAATCAATCCCGCTCGGACATCCCGTTCCGCCTGTGCGTAGCGCTCGGCCGTGCCGATGTCCGACCAATACCCATGCAGATCATACCCGAGCACCGGTTCTCCCTGCTCGATGGCTCTCACATACGGATCGATGATCGAGGAGGCCACTCCTTTCGGCACCTGCCGGAGCAACCGAGGATGCAAGATGTGAATCCCGGCGAACATACGAGGCATCGCTGGAACGGAATCCGCAAGCCCTCTTCCGGTGATACGCAGGATCCGCCCTTTCTCTCCCACTTCAACCAGCCCCCAACGGGCTGCCTCCGAATCTTCCCGGAGCACCAAGGTTGCCGCCGCGTTGCTGGCGCGATGAAAATCGCAGAGCGCCTCAAGATCCAACTCCACCAGCGTATCTCCGTTGAGAATCAACACCGGCTCCCCCGAAAAATGGGGCTCAGCCTGTTTAATCCCACCGCCGGTCCCCAGAATGACCGGTTCATTGGAGTAGAGGATCCGAATCCCGAATTTCGACCCGGTGCCCAAGGCCTGTTCGATCATCGGCCCCAGATGATGCAAATTGATGACGACCTGACGGAACCCATGCCGCTTCAGCAGCAAGAGATTCCAGACGATGAGCGGCACCCCATCGACCGGCAACAACGGTTTCGGAATGGTGTGCGTCAGCGGTCTCAGGCGGGTGCCAAGACCGGCCGCTAAAATCATTGCTCGCATGGTGTGCTCGCAAAGGCGGGAAAAGTAAAACGTGAACGGTGAAACGCCGTGGGAGAGGAGCCCATGCTGAGCTTTCCCACACGTTTCACGTCTTACTGCAGCTCCGGCACATACGGCGTGAGGCGCTTCCGAAGCATATCCAGCTCCGGATGTTTTTCAAGATTGCGTTTGACGTAGCTCAAGACGCGAGGAATATCGGCTAAAAACTTCGAGTTGCCTTTGACCCGATCAATGTAGACAAACCGGCCGGCCGCCTTCAAATTGCGCTGAATGCTCGTCAGGTCAAAGAGCCGTCGAAACGCGGCACGATTGGTCCAAACGAATCGCCGTTCGGCCAGTTGATCGAGGTAGTACTCCACCAAATCGTCAACGAGGGTTTCGTCGAGTCGGATGTAAGCGTCCCGTAAGAGTGAGGCTAGGTCGTAGGTTGCCGGTCCCATCAACGCATCCTGAAAGTCGATCACGCCGAGCCGAAGCCCGTCGACCATCAAATTGCGAGAGTGATAATCGCGATGCGTAAAGACGCGTGGCTGCCCGGCGAGCAATTCCGCAATCCTTTCGAACTCCCGTCGTATCGCCGTGGCGTCCTCTTCAGGCAACGGGCTGCCGCGACGCGCCACCACGCCATACTCAAGGAAATGATCGAACTCCCACATCAGCAAGGGCACATCGAAACTGCGGTGAAACGCCAGGCACCCAGGATCCGCCGGCGTCGTGGCGTGGACCTGCATCTGCACCAGGACATTGATGGCCTGTTTGTACCGTGACTCCACGCTCGGCGCATCCGCCTGACTGACGGCCTCCGCCAATGTCACATCTCCGAAGTCTTCCAGGTACAGCAACCCCGCGGATTGATCATAGTAGTGGAGTGCCGGCACCGGCACCTTCGTTTTGGCCAGATGCGACATGATGTTGATGAAGGGTAGTTCAGAAATCTGATGGATCCCCCCACTGACCGCCTCTTCAGACTGTTTGAAACCTTCCGGCTCAGCCAGCTGCATCACGATCACAGTATGTGGTGGCCCGCCTGAAACGGTGGCCCGATAGTAGCGCCGATTGGAGGCATCACCTGCCAATGGCGTCAGCGCCTTCAAAACGAGGCCGGGAGAAAAACGAGTCTCGACGGCCTGGGCGATGAGGGTATAGTCGGGAGGAGACAGCAGCGGAGCCTTGATAGACGTGGGACGGGCCGGCAACATATTCAGCAGATTATAGCGAGGGTTCCACGACTTGTCACGAACACCTCGGATTCGATCGGCCTTACCGCAGCGCTTCTGGCATCGAGCCTACCGGCCTGAGACTCGACACCCGATGCATGACGGTCACTCCGATCGCAGCTCCGACCGTATCCGCCACCCAATCCAACCAGTTGGCATCCCGGAATGGGACAAAGGCCTGATGGATCTCGTCGCTCATCCCATACATTGAGGCCAGAAGGATGGCCATCGGAATCGCTTGCTGTCTCCACGCATCATTCCCGCTTCCCCGAAGAGCCCGGTAGCACAACGCGCCGAATACCGCATACTCGATCGCATGCAAAACTTTATCACTGAAATGCGTGACGAACGGCAACTGCTCGTCAGGGTGAGGCTGCACGGATAAATAAAAAATGAGCCCGGCATATCCGCACACCGGCCCCCAGTACCGAAGAAATATCACCATCATCAACTCCTCATGCGATGTTCTATCACAAATCTGCCCGTGGATTGCATGCTCATACCCCCTATGACATACTCGCGAGAAGGAGGAAATCGGCATCAATGAAGCATGTCCACGTGTGCTTTTTGTGGCATATGCACCAGCCCTATTACACCGATCCAGTGGCCGGATCGGCCAGCATGCCGTGGGTACGCCTCCATGCGACCAAGGCCTATTACGATATGGCCTATCTGTTGGAGAAGTTTCCCGGCGTGAACGCCACGTTTAATTTCACTCCATCCCTCCTCTTGCAGTTACAGGAGATCGGCAGCGGGAAGGTCCTCGACCTGTTTCTCGAACATGCACAGCGCCCAGCGGCCGACCTCACGCACGAAGAAAAAGCCTTTCTGGTCCGTCATTTCTTTTCAGCCAACTGGGCGACAATGGTCCGCCCCTATCCACGATACCATGAGTTGCTGGTGAAACGCGGACTGGACGTCCCGGGACAGGATCTCCATCGCGTCGCCCGTCAATTCTCCACGCAAGAACTGCTGGACCTCCAGGTATGGCACAATCTCGCCTGGTTCGGATATGGCACCGTTCAACAATATCCTCGTCTGGCCGCGCTACGCCAGAAAAATCGAGGCTTCACCGAGGATGACAAGCAGGAACTCTTGGATCTGCAACGGCTGGCCGTGCGAGAAATCCTCCCGCTGTACCGACGGCTCTTGGAACGGGGGCAAGTCGAACTGACGACGACACCCTTCTATCATCCGATTCTTCCGCTGGTGATCGACACCGATATCAACCGGCGAGCCAGGCCGGACCTTCCCTTGCCCGCCCGTTTTCATGCTCCGGAGGATGCCGCGGCCCAACTCCAGCAGGCCGTTGAATATCATCAGCGCACATTCGGTCGGGCTCCGACCGGCCTGTGGCCGTCGGAAGGGTCTGTGTGTCCCGAGATGCTTCCGCTGATCCATCAGACCGGCCTTCGCTGGTTTGCCACGGACGAAGGTATTCTCGCACGCTCCCTGGGAATGTGCGGCCGTCCATGGCATCGGCAGTCCGCGCTCTATCAACCCTATCGCATCGGTGAACCCGAGCACGCATTGACCGTATTGTTTCGCGATCGCGAGATCTCCGACGCATTCGGATTCGTCTATCACAAGACGACGCCCGAATCCGCCGCCGAGGATGTCCTGCGGC
Protein-coding regions in this window:
- a CDS encoding nucleotidyltransferase family protein; this encodes MRAMILAAGLGTRLRPLTHTIPKPLLPVDGVPLIVWNLLLLKRHGFRQVVINLHHLGPMIEQALGTGSKFGIRILYSNEPVILGTGGGIKQAEPHFSGEPVLILNGDTLVELDLEALCDFHRASNAAATLVLREDSEAARWGLVEVGEKGRILRITGRGLADSVPAMPRMFAGIHILHPRLLRQVPKGVASSIIDPYVRAIEQGEPVLGYDLHGYWSDIGTAERYAQAERDVRAGLIRLEARQLAESRAPLG
- a CDS encoding aminoglycoside phosphotransferase family protein; amino-acid sequence: MLPARPTSIKAPLLSPPDYTLIAQAVETRFSPGLVLKALTPLAGDASNRRYYRATVSGGPPHTVIVMQLAEPEGFKQSEEAVSGGIHQISELPFINIMSHLAKTKVPVPALHYYDQSAGLLYLEDFGDVTLAEAVSQADAPSVESRYKQAINVLVQMQVHATTPADPGCLAFHRSFDVPLLMWEFDHFLEYGVVARRGSPLPEEDATAIRREFERIAELLAGQPRVFTHRDYHSRNLMVDGLRLGVIDFQDALMGPATYDLASLLRDAYIRLDETLVDDLVEYYLDQLAERRFVWTNRAAFRRLFDLTSIQRNLKAAGRFVYIDRVKGNSKFLADIPRVLSYVKRNLEKHPELDMLRKRLTPYVPELQ
- a CDS encoding VanZ family protein codes for the protein MMVIFLRYWGPVCGYAGLIFYLSVQPHPDEQLPFVTHFSDKVLHAIEYAVFGALCYRALRGSGNDAWRQQAIPMAILLASMYGMSDEIHQAFVPFRDANWLDWVADTVGAAIGVTVMHRVSSLRPVGSMPEALR